A genome region from Salvia splendens isolate huo1 chromosome 19, SspV2, whole genome shotgun sequence includes the following:
- the LOC121780205 gene encoding uncharacterized protein LOC121780205, whose protein sequence is MNFFFGNSNEGSSNFDQGMFRCPFLRNINEPTNFSFTSSMAFPIPARDGKGPIFEDGPNFDMAFRLFHGQNGVVPLSGRSFLPTQKSQPEPSQVQFNPLAAKAATISLSSFGAGGAFGFDAFFEKWGKDNKKPKPSKKKSSSKGEKSDHEAMGDDWLEKGNCPIAKSYRAVSSVLPLVAKALQPPPGMKYRCPPAIVAARSALAKTAFAKNLRPQPLPAKVLAIGLLGMAANVPLGIWREHTEKFSPSWFVAVHAAVPFIGMLRKSVLMPKAAMAFTIAASILGQVIGSRAERYRLKTAADARKLEFAETSVIGPDVTGIKCRENADWSSNSLQVPGTSSPPEVFC, encoded by the exons ATGAATTTTTTCTTTGGAAACTCGAACGAGGGATCTTCAAATTTTGACCAGGGCATGTTTAGGTGTCCATTTCTGAGGAACATCAATGAACCAACTAACTTCTCCTTCACATCATCGATGGCTTTCCCTATTCCT GCACGGGATGGGAAGGGTCCCATATTTGAGGATGGTCCCAATTTTGATATGGCATTTAGGCTCTTCCATGGGCAAAATGGTGTTGTTCCGCTTTCCGGAAGGTCATTTCTTCCGACTCAAAAGTCTCAGCCCGAACCATCACAAGTGCAATTCAACCCCTTGGCAGCTAAAGCAGCCACCATTAGCCTCTCCAGTTTTGGTGCAGGGGGGGCTTTTGGTTTCGATGCTTTCTTCGAAAAGTGGGGGAAGGACAACAAGAAACCGAAACCCTCAAAAAAGAAATCTTCTTCAAAG GGAGAGAAATCAGACCATGAAGCAATGGGCGATGATTGGTTGGAAAAAGGGAACTGCCCCATTGCAAAGTCCTATCGGGCCGTGAGTAGTGTGCTTCCTCTTGTAGCAAAGGCCCTTCAGCCCCCTCCTGGCATGAAGTATAGGTGCCCTCCTGCAATTGTGGCCGCCAGGAGCGCTCTAGCAAAAACTGCTTTCGCCAAAAACCTTAGGCCACAGCCCCTACCTGCAAAAGTGCTCGCCATCGGACTTCTGGGAATGGCAGCTAATGTACCTCTAGGAATATGGAGGGAACACACTGAAAAATTCTCGCCATCGTGGTTTGTTGCTGTCCATGCTGCTGTGCCGTTCATAGGAATGCTCAGGAAATCGGTGCTGATGCCAAAGGCAGCCATGGCATTCACCATAGCGGCATCTATTTTAGGGCAGGTGATCGGATCAAGGGCGGAGAGGTACCGGCTCAAGACAGCTGCTGATGCGAGGAAATTGGAATTTGCTGAAACTTCAGTCATCGGGCCAGACGTTACTGGGATTAAATGCCGGGAAAACGCCGACTGGAGTTCAAATTCTCTGCAAGTTCCTGGCACCTCATCCCCACCTGAGGTTTTCTGCTGA